In one window of Xyrauchen texanus isolate HMW12.3.18 unplaced genomic scaffold, RBS_HiC_50CHRs HiC_scaffold_585, whole genome shotgun sequence DNA:
- the LOC127642383 gene encoding calcyclin-binding protein-like yields the protein MEINELISGLENDLKEVTSLLEKCERQRVRDVLTQEQKKIEKELTQKRQQQAKKDSGSDTTLKGYTVKINNYGWDQSDKFVKIYITLKGVQSIPAENVEVSFTERGFNLLVKDLDKKNHQMTVNNLLFPIVISESSKKIKTDMVLVMCKKAASKKWDCLTQVEKQTKEKDKPNMNDNADPSDGLMSMLQKIYSEGDDEMKRTINKAWCESREKKTKGDDFDL from the exons ATGGAAATCAATGAGCTG atcAGCGGTCTTGAGAATGATTTAAAAGAGGTTACGAGTTTACTGGAGAAATGTGAACGACAGCGTGTGAGAGACGTGTTAACACAAGAGCAGAAGAAGATAGAGAAAGAGCTCACCCAGAAACGACAGCAGCAAGCCAAAAAAGACTCTGGGTCTGATACAACACTTAAAGGATACACAGTCAAAATTAATAATTATG GATGGGACCAATCTGACAAATTTGTCAAAATCTACATCACACTAAAAGGAGTGCAGTCAATTCCAGCTGAAAATGTTGAGGTCAGCTTCACAGAGAG AGGTTTCAATCTTCTTGTCAAAGATCTGGATAAAAAGAACCATCAAATGACAGTCAACAACCTTTTATTTCCGATTGTCATATCAGAGAGCAGTAAAAAG ATTAAAACAGACATGGTCCTGGTCATGTGCAAGAAGGCGGCATCAAAAAAATGGGACTGTTTGACACAAGTTGAAAAACAGACTAAAGAGAAAGA TAAACCTAACATGAATGATAATGCTGATCCAAGTGATGGGCTGATGAGCATGCTGCAGAAGATCTACAGTGAGGGAGATGATGAGATGAAGCGCACTATCAACAAGGCATGGTGTGAGTCTCGGGAGAAGAAGACCAAAGGAGATGATTTTGACCTTTGA